A part of Maridesulfovibrio hydrothermalis AM13 = DSM 14728 genomic DNA contains:
- a CDS encoding diguanylate cyclase domain-containing protein produces MQPIRNDNQTLTRWIPLRLLFILFAILFIAGAVGLKLDTLVIKDQEKIYNNQQALQARLAATALDDKLQSIVNTAHTLTQYTLKSFIKGRRTKDSIKKLLKIKQTEINELIFLSFHSTPAKEILTSDITSPLLLKAHKVAIKWTDKYYTTLSGMHTGFIAPHPEIDENSRLAGILAPVWVDDKYAGVLTMIIDLARLTEKYITPLQIGEFGSGFIVDGSGIVIFDQEKEVLGKNIFSLHKDFPELIKLDSRMLHENSGKGEYYFFIKRGGEKIRKLIAWDSVRLGDMKLVIAISATEAAITKAMTSVRTARIAMIGLIGCTLFAALFFFYHYRSKQILISQNNELIRKDQVFEAIAANVPGVIYKCDLNPPYIMHYISSKVHKVTGYDHFEFLRGGKSNYLNLVHPQDRKNLIQTVSDAIEKKISFTLEYRIVRSDGAKRWVYEKGTKLPGEDSIAGFILDITDRKKKEEALHAAEEKYRSIITNAPLGIFQTTPEGIFISANPQMAIYYGYATPEDLIKDISDISTQCYVSADTRKRFTTILNEFGRTSNFEAEHRCKDGSTFWAAETVTAVTDEAGKIIRYEGFMSDISERKEHEETMRKLAMYDSLTGLPNRVLFDDRMKQALSRAQRNRLKIAILYADLDNFKQVNDELGHSAGDTVLSEVAGRFSDCLRTSDTVSRIGGDEFIFILQDIGSKAEIEVVAQRIIDSMRAPFYLGEKIYRLGVSIGISIYPDSSAEKEELVRRADEAMYRTKTKGKNSFSY; encoded by the coding sequence TTGCAGCCCATAAGAAACGATAACCAGACTTTAACCAGATGGATTCCGCTGCGACTCCTGTTTATTTTATTTGCAATTCTTTTTATCGCCGGAGCTGTAGGTCTTAAGCTTGATACTCTGGTTATCAAAGATCAGGAGAAAATATACAATAACCAACAAGCCCTGCAAGCCAGACTTGCAGCCACTGCGCTTGATGATAAACTGCAAAGCATTGTCAACACCGCCCATACCCTGACCCAATACACTCTCAAAAGCTTTATTAAAGGTCGAAGGACCAAAGATTCCATAAAAAAACTGCTGAAAATTAAGCAGACTGAAATTAATGAGCTGATTTTTCTAAGCTTTCACAGCACTCCTGCAAAAGAAATACTGACCTCCGACATAACCTCTCCATTACTGCTCAAAGCACACAAAGTTGCAATCAAATGGACTGATAAATATTACACAACCCTGTCCGGCATGCACACCGGCTTTATAGCACCGCACCCTGAGATTGACGAAAACTCACGCCTTGCAGGGATACTGGCCCCGGTGTGGGTGGACGACAAATATGCAGGCGTGCTGACCATGATCATTGACCTTGCCCGGCTCACCGAAAAGTATATCACCCCTTTGCAAATCGGTGAATTCGGCTCAGGATTCATCGTTGACGGATCAGGTATAGTTATTTTTGATCAGGAAAAAGAAGTACTGGGCAAAAATATTTTTTCTCTGCACAAAGACTTTCCGGAACTGATCAAACTTGACTCACGGATGCTGCATGAAAATTCAGGAAAAGGAGAATATTACTTTTTCATAAAAAGAGGTGGAGAAAAAATCCGCAAACTTATTGCATGGGATTCAGTCCGGCTGGGCGACATGAAACTTGTCATAGCAATATCTGCTACTGAAGCAGCTATAACTAAAGCCATGACATCAGTCAGAACCGCCCGCATTGCCATGATCGGCCTTATCGGATGCACTCTTTTTGCTGCCCTCTTTTTCTTTTACCATTACCGCTCAAAACAGATTCTAATTTCGCAGAATAATGAGCTGATACGGAAGGATCAAGTTTTTGAAGCAATAGCAGCCAATGTTCCGGGAGTGATTTATAAATGTGATTTAAACCCGCCCTATATCATGCACTATATCAGTTCCAAAGTGCACAAAGTAACCGGATATGATCATTTTGAATTCCTGAGAGGTGGAAAATCAAACTACCTTAATCTGGTCCACCCGCAGGACCGCAAAAATCTGATTCAAACAGTCTCCGACGCAATCGAAAAAAAGATATCTTTTACATTGGAATATAGAATAGTCCGCAGTGACGGAGCCAAACGCTGGGTGTACGAAAAGGGAACAAAACTGCCGGGCGAAGACAGTATTGCAGGCTTCATTTTAGATATTACGGACCGCAAAAAAAAAGAAGAGGCATTGCATGCTGCGGAAGAAAAATACCGCTCAATCATAACCAATGCACCACTGGGTATTTTTCAGACCACCCCTGAAGGCATATTCATCAGCGCAAACCCGCAGATGGCAATTTATTACGGCTATGCAACCCCCGAAGACCTTATCAAAGATATTTCCGACATATCAACTCAGTGCTATGTTTCTGCCGACACTCGAAAACGATTTACGACCATTCTTAATGAATTCGGACGAACATCTAATTTTGAAGCTGAACATAGATGCAAAGACGGCTCCACATTCTGGGCTGCGGAAACTGTCACTGCGGTGACCGATGAAGCCGGAAAAATAATCCGCTATGAAGGGTTCATGTCCGACATATCGGAACGCAAAGAACATGAAGAAACTATGCGTAAACTGGCCATGTATGACAGCCTGACCGGACTTCCGAACAGGGTACTTTTTGACGATAGAATGAAGCAGGCCCTGTCGCGCGCACAACGCAACCGCCTTAAAATAGCAATACTTTACGCTGATCTCGATAACTTCAAACAAGTCAATGACGAGCTGGGACATAGCGCAGGTGATACTGTTCTCAGCGAAGTTGCAGGACGATTCAGCGACTGCCTGCGTACCAGTGATACCGTTTCACGCATCGGCGGCGACGAATTTATTTTCATTTTACAAGATATCGGTTCAAAAGCTGAAATTGAAGTAGTGGCCCAGCGCATAATTGACTCCATGCGCGCCCCCTTCTACCTCGGTGAAAAAATATACAGGCTGGGCGTAAGCATCGGCATCAGTATTTATCCGGACAGCAGCGCGGAAAAAGAAGAACTGGTGCGCCGCGCAGATGAAGCTATGTACAGAACCAAAACCAAAGGGAAAAACTCCTTTTCCTACTGA
- a CDS encoding 3-dehydroquinate synthase II family protein has protein sequence MKKIIFKAIPFDKNLVTLALESGVDAVLTTPEHKEAIESLGRVTVITPDELPTVAVNEKADEEIAVNLDQKGREVCLAAGWEIIPVENILAQVETLALEAESLDRARLAAGVLERGADTIVVTPEGAPDLKTIVAELKLSQGKMELQKAVVTEIESAGLGHRVCVDTISMLKKGQGMLTGNSSAFTFLVHAETESNPYVAARPFRINAGAVHAYAQMPGDKTAYLEELSSGTEVLIVDADGKTSVAVVGRSKIEVRPMLLITAEVATAAGPVSGKVFLQNAETIRVVSSDGEPVSVVTLKVGDEIMCRLDDAGRHFGMRISEDIVEE, from the coding sequence ATGAAAAAGATAATTTTCAAAGCAATACCGTTTGATAAAAACCTTGTGACTCTGGCCCTTGAGTCCGGCGTTGACGCTGTACTCACCACTCCGGAGCATAAGGAGGCAATCGAATCTCTGGGCCGGGTGACAGTGATCACTCCTGATGAGCTGCCCACAGTCGCTGTTAATGAAAAGGCGGATGAAGAAATCGCTGTAAACCTAGATCAGAAGGGTCGGGAAGTGTGTCTTGCCGCAGGCTGGGAAATCATTCCGGTTGAAAATATACTTGCGCAGGTTGAGACACTCGCTCTTGAAGCTGAATCACTTGATCGGGCAAGGCTTGCTGCCGGAGTGCTTGAGCGCGGAGCTGATACCATTGTGGTCACTCCAGAAGGCGCACCGGATCTTAAGACAATCGTTGCAGAGCTTAAACTCAGTCAGGGTAAAATGGAATTACAGAAAGCAGTAGTAACTGAAATTGAGTCTGCGGGGCTTGGACATCGTGTCTGCGTTGATACTATCTCCATGCTTAAGAAAGGGCAGGGAATGCTGACCGGCAACTCCAGCGCATTCACCTTTCTTGTTCACGCTGAAACTGAATCCAACCCATACGTTGCGGCCCGTCCTTTCCGCATAAATGCCGGAGCTGTTCATGCATATGCCCAGATGCCCGGTGATAAGACTGCTTATCTTGAAGAACTTTCTTCCGGTACAGAAGTGCTTATCGTGGATGCTGACGGGAAAACCTCTGTAGCAGTTGTCGGCAGAAGTAAAATTGAAGTTCGTCCTATGCTGCTGATCACCGCAGAAGTTGCGACCGCAGCCGGTCCTGTTTCCGGCAAAGTCTTTTTGCAGAACGCAGAGACTATCAGAGTTGTCAGCAGTGACGGTGAGCCGGTAAGTGTGGTAACACTTAAAGTCGGTGATGAAATTATGTGTCGCCTTGATGATGCAGGACGTCATTTCGGAATGCGCATCAGCGAAGATATTGTCGAGGAATAA
- the rarD gene encoding EamA family transporter RarD — MTKNDHDGLTYAAIAFVLWGLLPIYWKALEVVPSLELLCNRIVWSMFFVGALIFYKVRWAEVKNALRDGKGKLLLTISSCLIGTNWFIYIWAVNHGHVVDTSMGYYMTPLMNGLLGFIFMKERLNRVQGLAIALAASGVLYSIFDYGRIPYIALTLATSFAFYGLVRKIMKVESLPGLFIETAVLFPLAAGYLIWLAASGDLSMTKVGVTENMLLLGSGAATSLPLIFFAHGARKLRLITLGMMQYIAPTLALLLGVFVYGEPFGESRLITFVFIWTGIAIYVGDGLRNNINLRTKLKI; from the coding sequence ATGACTAAAAACGACCATGACGGCCTGACTTACGCCGCAATAGCATTTGTCTTGTGGGGCCTTCTTCCTATTTACTGGAAAGCTCTTGAAGTTGTTCCGTCTCTGGAACTGCTCTGCAACAGAATTGTCTGGTCCATGTTCTTTGTCGGTGCTCTGATCTTCTACAAGGTCCGCTGGGCAGAAGTTAAGAATGCATTAAGAGACGGCAAAGGCAAACTGCTCCTGACGATCAGCAGCTGTCTGATAGGAACCAACTGGTTCATCTACATATGGGCTGTCAATCATGGGCATGTGGTTGACACCAGCATGGGCTATTATATGACTCCGCTCATGAATGGACTGCTCGGCTTTATTTTTATGAAAGAAAGGTTAAACAGGGTGCAGGGACTGGCTATTGCTCTTGCAGCGTCCGGCGTACTTTATTCTATTTTTGATTATGGCCGAATTCCATACATTGCATTAACTCTGGCCACATCATTTGCCTTTTACGGGCTGGTACGCAAAATCATGAAAGTTGAATCTCTACCCGGGCTGTTTATTGAAACAGCGGTGCTTTTTCCACTTGCCGCCGGTTATCTGATATGGCTCGCCGCAAGCGGAGATTTAAGCATGACCAAAGTGGGGGTGACTGAAAACATGCTGCTGCTCGGATCAGGTGCAGCAACCTCCCTGCCTCTGATATTTTTTGCCCACGGTGCACGAAAGCTCAGATTGATAACTTTGGGAATGATGCAATACATAGCTCCTACGCTGGCACTGCTGCTGGGAGTATTCGTCTACGGAGAACCTTTCGGCGAATCAAGACTCATAACATTTGTTTTCATATGGACGGGTATTGCCATATATGTCGGCGACGGGCTGCGTAACAATATAAACTTGCGTACAAAACTTAAAATATAG
- a CDS encoding 2-amino-3,7-dideoxy-D-threo-hept-6-ulosonate synthase — protein sequence MQIGKSIRLERIFNRDTERTIIVPMDHGISVGPIEGLRNMREAVGDMVQGGANAVLGHKGLVRCGHRMEGRDVGLIIHLSGSTSLSPFPNAKTLVGTVEDALRLGADAVSVHLNLGDETESQMLSDLGKVSSIATGWGVPVLAMVYARGPKIKDEFDPEIVAHCARVGEELGADIVKVPYTGDVESFSSVVGGCCVPVVIAGGPKLDSTHDFLQMVSDSITAGGSGLSVGRNVFQHKKRIKLVEALHKIVHEDETVEAALEYIGEE from the coding sequence ATGCAGATTGGAAAAAGTATCAGACTGGAAAGGATTTTCAACCGTGATACTGAACGCACCATCATCGTACCTATGGATCACGGCATAAGTGTCGGCCCTATTGAGGGTCTTCGGAATATGCGTGAAGCTGTCGGCGATATGGTTCAGGGCGGGGCCAATGCCGTTCTCGGACATAAAGGACTCGTCCGCTGCGGTCACCGCATGGAAGGTCGCGATGTTGGTCTCATTATTCATCTTTCCGGTTCTACATCTCTCTCTCCTTTTCCCAATGCAAAAACTCTTGTCGGTACAGTTGAGGACGCTCTTCGTCTCGGTGCTGACGCTGTAAGTGTTCATTTAAACCTTGGTGATGAAACTGAAAGCCAGATGCTCAGTGATCTCGGTAAAGTCTCTTCCATTGCTACAGGCTGGGGGGTTCCGGTTCTGGCTATGGTTTACGCAAGAGGCCCTAAAATAAAAGACGAATTTGATCCTGAAATTGTTGCTCACTGCGCCCGTGTTGGTGAAGAGCTGGGAGCTGACATTGTGAAGGTCCCTTACACCGGTGACGTTGAATCTTTCAGCAGTGTTGTAGGCGGATGTTGTGTTCCGGTTGTGATTGCCGGCGGTCCTAAGCTTGATTCAACGCACGACTTTCTGCAGATGGTTTCAGATTCAATTACAGCAGGCGGTTCCGGTCTTTCTGTTGGAAGAAATGTGTTCCAGCATAAGAAGCGCATCAAGCTTGTAGAAGCTCTGCACAAAATTGTACATGAAGACGAAACCGTTGAAGCAGCCCTTGAATACATCGGCGAAGAGTAA